A genomic stretch from Erythrolamprus reginae isolate rEryReg1 unplaced genomic scaffold, rEryReg1.hap1 scaffold_264, whole genome shotgun sequence includes:
- the LOC139156076 gene encoding bile salt-activated lipase-like produces the protein MKRTVVDLETDYMFLVPTQQALQLHQANAKSSKTYSYVFSEPSRMPFIYPAWVGADHADDIQYVFGKPFATPLGYKPRHRKLSKDMIAYWTNFARTGAIIKCCTT, from the exons ATGAAGAGGACAGTGGTGGACCTGGAGACCGATTACATGTTCCTGGTCCCCACCCAGCAAGCGCTTCAGCTGCACCAAGCAAACGCCAA AAGCAGCAAGACCTACAGCTATGTCTTCTCCGAGCCCTCGCGAATGCCCTTCATCTACCCCGCCTGGGTAGGGGCAGATCATGCCGATGATATCCAGTATGTCTTCGGCAAGCCGTTTGCTACCCCGTTGGGTTACAAGCCCCGGCACAGGAAGCTCTCCAAAGACATGATTGCTTATTGGACCAACTTCGCCAGAACTGG ggcaatcattaagtgttgtaccacatga